The sequence GCCTGTCTCATCTCTAGCGGGCTCCTCTGCAGTTTGGCCGCCACAGCCAACATCACCGTCACAATTGATACTGGAAATGCTGGTGCGACCATCCATCGCAATATCTACGGTCAATTCATGGAGCACCTTGGCCGAGGTATCTACGAGGGTGTTTGGGTGGGAGAAGACTCTAAAATTCCGAACGAAGACGGTTACCGCAGCGATGTACTCGCAGCACTTAAAGACCTACAGGTTCCCTTACTACGCTGGCCCGGCGGATGCTTTGCCGACGAATACCACTGGAAAGATGGTATTGGCCCGCACAATAAGCGCCCCGTAACCATTAATACCACTTGGGGTGGTGTAGAAGACGACAACGCCTTTGGTACACATGAGTTTTTTGCACTAGCTGAAAAGCTCGATGCAGAAGTGTATATCAACGCTAATTTAGGCACCGGCACCCCACAAGAAATGGCCGCATGGTTGGAATACATGACGGCCGAAGGCCAATCCACACTGGCGAATTTACGCCGAGCCAATGGCCGAGATGAACCGTGGCGGGTGCACTATTTGGCGATAGGTAACGAAGCATGGGGCTGCGGCGGTACCATGACACCAGAATATTACGCCCATCTCTACAAGCACTATGCAACCTTTGCCAAAACCCCCGAAAATAACCGCCCAATTATGATTGCCAGCGGTGGCCACACTGCACAAACCGAATGGACCCAAACCTTAATGGAGCAAGTGCCCGAAACGTGGAGCATGCGCATGAATGCCATTAGCCATCATTACTACACCTTGCCTACCGGCGACTGGGATGTACACGGGCGCGCACTAGCCTTCGGCGAAGATGAGTGGTTTTCCACCTTAGATAACACACTGCGTATTGAAGACTTCATCAAAACCAATATCGCTATCATGGATAAACACGACCCTGAGAAAAAAGTGGGGTTTTATGTCGACGAATGGGGCACTTGGTACGATGTTGAACCCGGCGATAACCCCGGTTTTTTATATCAACAAAATACATTGCGTGATGCCGTACTGGCAGGCCTGAATTTAAATATTTTTCATGCCTATGCCGAACGTGTACAAATGTCGAATATTGCGCAAATGGTGAATGTGCTGCAGGCCATGATCCTCACCGATAAAGAAAAAATGTTGCTAACGCCCACTTACCATGTCTTTAAAATGTATATTCCCTTCCAAGATGCAACCTCGTTTCCGGTCAGCATTAAAGGTGATAAAGGTTACGCGTTTGGCGACAAGAGCATCCCCAATGTGAGCGTCTCTGCCGCACAAGATAAAAACGGCAATACGTGGTTAGCCTTAGTGAACACCAACCCTCATCACGCAAGCGACGTCACAGTTGCCGCTGGCCAAACCTTCTCGTCTGCCGAAGGCCACGTACTTACGTCCTCCGCAACCGATGCACACAACACCTTTGAAAAGCCCAACGCCATCGCACCACAAGCGTATTCCGCAACGGCTAAAGGTAAAAAACTGGTCTTAACACTGCCAGCAAAATCCGTAGTGGTGGTGCAACTACAATAACCGCGTTTTTTATAACGCAATGGACCTACTCAGGTCGTCTGCATAAACGATCTGAGTAGAACAGGTTATCGCTTCGCCTTACACCTAAAGAATTTCCCCTTTAGATTGCCTCTCATCCCTGTGTCGCCCCAGCATGACATTCTCACGACTATACTCGCCCCGTCACCAAAGCTTCATACCACTGTTACACAATCGTCATCCCTGTTATTGACACTAGGTTGCAATAATAACCACACTGATCGTGGAGTTTCCTATGTCCGTTGCAAACCCTATACGTGCACGCACAGTCTGGATATCAGATATCCATTTAGGTTTTAAAGACTGTAAAGCCGATTATCTCTACTCATTTCTCTCATCGCTCAACTGCGACACCTTGTATCTAGTGGGCGATATTGTGGATTTATGGTCTCTGAAAAAAAAGATATTTTGGCCCCAAGAGCATTACCATATTCTATTAAAACTGTACGAACTCGCCGACAACGGCACACGCGTTATCTATATTCCCGGCAACCACGACGATCCCTTACGGCGTTTCGATGGACAAAAATTTGGGCCCATCGAAATTATGCACGAACACACTTATCAAACCGCCACTGGAAAAACATTTTGGATATTGCATGGTGATGCGATGGACACCTATATGCAGTACGATTGGATCACTCAATTCACAGGTGATATTGCCTATAATTTTTTGCTCTTTCTAAATCGGTGGGGTAACCGATTTCGCCGGCTCTTTGGCATGCCGTACTTTTCACTTGCAGGCCAGATTAAAAGCAACGTGCAAGGAGCCCGAAAAGCCATTGAACGCTATAAAAACCAGTGTATTCACGAGGCGCGCGCGCAGGGGTATGACGGCGTGATTTGCGGTCACATCCACTCATCTGATTTAGATACCCGTAATAATTTCACCTATGCCAATACAGGCGATTGGATAGAAAGCTGTACCGCCCTCACCGAAGACTATTCAGGGCAGCTCCGGCTACTGCATTTTGCAGACAAAGTAGAGTGGCAAGAAACGCCCCAAAACACTACCAAAAACAGCGCGGCGGCTTAGGTAGCCTCACCGCACAGCCTTCTACCCTGTCATACATATTTAGCGAGCGGGAACCGCTTGGGTTCCCTTTTCAAGATTTAATCGTACCCAATACCTTTCCTTTTGTAACGAAAAAAACCCCGATTTTTGACCGGGGTTTTTAAACACCTATCCGTGCGCGATAAGTGCGTTACAATATTCCTTTAATATTTGTACTTCACACTCACGCTGTAAGAACGCCCTACGGCTTGTTCAAAAATATCAACGTCGCCTTGCTGAATGACTACAGATTCGCCCAATAAATTTCTCGCTTTTAATTTAATTGTCCAATTATCCGTTGGAAAATAGGAGTAAGAAAAATCAACCGCGCTAAAAGGCTGTTCGTAAGCATCGGGGTCATCGCCAACACCAGCAGAGTAAATTCTCTCACCCGCAACATTGTAAACCACAGTAGCAGCATGTGCGCCGTCATCAGAGTCATACCCCAATTGAATGTTGGCAACGTATTCCGATGCGCCACGCAATGGGCGAACACGATTGGTAACCGATACTTCTATATCATCACCAACAATTAACTCAGAATCGGCTAGCGTCACGTTACCGGCAATAAAGAACGCATCCAGATTATCGTTAAGCGTCCCTAAGTGGCTTAACCACTCCGCTTCTATACCGGAGATAACACCACTTTCCGCATTCTCAATTGTCGCGTTTAAAGAATCTTCTGTTCCTGTATCGAGAAAATATTCAAGCGGATTTTGAATATCTTTGTGGAATAACGACAACGTAAGGTTATCGCCGGAACTAAAAAACCATTCGGCTCGAAAATCTAAATGGGTGATGCCCGACTGAATCGCATCGGGGTTACCACTCACAATATTGCCGGTGAGCGGGTCCTGATAACTCGCCGGTGCAATCTCTCTTAAATCTGGCAGCACAACCGTTTCACTCGCTGAAAAACGCAAATTGAAATCATCTGCCCAAAAATCTTGCCGCGAATAGGTTAATGCCAGTGACGGATAGACGTCATCTAAACGAAAAAGGCTCGAGGGCACTTCGCCGGTCTCTAAGTGTGTCACGTCACCCACGTCTATACGGTTACCCTTTACCCTATAAGGGTAGTATGCACCACTGAACTGTTTGTAATCCTCATAACGCGCACCCAGCACCATGCGAACCGTGTCATTCCAAAAAAAATCGGCTGTACCAAAAAAAGCATCGGTTGTGGTCGCGGCCACATAACTTCTCGACAAACCATCCTGATAAATAAGTTGGTAGCCGTATTCTGGATGTGCAATATTGTCATCCGATAATATTGTCGAGAGATCACTCGAACCGCCTAGCAAAGAAGCATCAGCGGCCGAAGAATCCGGCCCAATCGAAAGATCTAACTGTTCGTAAGTACGGGTTTTACGATCGTACTTGCCACCACCGGTTAGGTTAATCGCCCAGGTGTTGGTATTAATCGGCAAGCGTAGTTCAAAACCACGGCTCTCAACGGTATCATCCAAATCGGTATAGCGCACGTCAACCATACGTTGCTTTCGGACGAGTCTCGCAGCCGATATTGCGTTCGTCTCGAGATTACGTGAAATACTGGCTTCAATATTAGTCTCGGAGGGAATGTCCGTCGTGGCCGTTGCATCGGAGAAAAACCAATCAAACTCTAAGTCGTCGATAAATGATAATTCAAGGCCCAACGCCTCACTGGTATCGTACCCATACCGGTGGCTACCGGTTATCTGATTAATATTCAGCTCTCGCTGCTCGTATCTAAAATCATATTCTTGAAAACCTTGCCCCGTAGAATAAGAGGCCGTGGTATTGTATTTTTGTGCAATTGAGACTTCATCGTCGGTGTTACGTAACACCATATTTTTCGACTCGATAAGGTGCTCATCACTCCAGCTAACACCAAAATTTAAAGTACCGGTGGCGCTCACATTATGTGTGGTGCGCGTACTTTCTTTAAACTCTTCAGCCGGATCATTGTAGATTCGATTAACCCGTTCGTTAGTACGGTAGCCGCTGTCGTAATCAGCCGTCGCCAATACTCCAAACTGAAAGTCCCCGCCAATATCGTAACGATTTCCAAGATTAAGGCTAAAGCCTTTGTCAGACAGGTCATGGCTATCGGTCGAAATTGAAAGGTTTCGATAGAGACTGCTCGCCAGCCGCGTATTTATATCGGCTGCTTGCGCATCGGAAACGGGGCTGCCGGCACGCGCGAACGTTGCCTGAATGGAATCGGGGCTTACACTAGGTTCACTCGCATCAATAGACGGAAAAAAAGTATTCAATGCGCTCGCCACACCCGACGATAACGCTCGTGTGCCGTCGTCCTCTCCCCAATTGTCATCGCTGCCGCCGCTATAACTTAAACCTTCTTCCGATAAGCTGTGTATTCCGCCGCTCAGTTCAAACGCAATTACCACATCCTGCGGTATACCGTTGGTACGGATATCGATATTGCCACCACCAAATGTGGCCGGGTTTTTAGCCGAGTAAGCTTTCTGTACGGCAATAGATTCTATAATGGACGCGGGAAAAATATCTAACGGTAAAACGTTTCGAGTTAAGTCTGGCGATGGTACGGTTGCACCATTTAAAAGAGAGCTTGAATAGCGTTCACCTAAACCTCGTACATACACATACTTGCCATCGACAAGCGTGACACCTGGCACTCGCTTTAATGCAACAGCAGCGGTTGAGTCGCCGATACGCGTCATTTGTTCTGAGCCCAAAATATCAACAGCAATGTCCATTTCCATGCGTTCAGCAACACGATCCTGTGCTGAGCTCCGTAACCGCCCTAGCACCATCATTTCTTCAATAGCTTGCGTTGGAACGGCAATCGTTTCTACATCACCCTGAGCATAAACTATTGACGAGACAGCCAAACTAAGCGCACTCACGGAGAAAAGTGAGCCAAGCCATACATTGGATTTTTTTGAATTTTTTTTCATCTTAATCAACCTTCGATTACCAAGATTTAAAGATGCCTGTTTTCAATAAAAAAGGCGCCGTATGGCGCCCTCTCATAAACGGCTTTCTTTCAGAACACTTTTTATCTAGAGAAAATTATTCGAACCAAAGCGCTTGACCGCGATTACCGTCGTGTAAGCCATAAGTCCAACCTGCCGTCCAATCGTCTGACGCCACGACGGCTCCCACATGAGTAACGGCTGTGTCGAAGGCAACCACATTGCCATCGACAACCATCTCAGCCAGTGGTAAAGAATAAAAGCCATTTAGTATATTTAAGTTACCCGCATTCGGTGGTGTAGTGCCATCGTCTGCTACGTTTAATGCTACAACGTTATCCTGAGCTTCTAGAAAAGCTTGACCGGTGATTGCACCGTATTCGGTGCCCGCCGTAAGAACAAAATCACCTGAACGCGATTTTTGAGCCGCAATATCGGCGCAGGCAAAAATAGTGGTGTTGATATTCACTAACCCGTTACCGGCATTTGAAAGGTCTTCCGAATCTTCGAGCTGAAAACAGTAGTTCGTAAAATCAAGATTACCCGCATCGATTGCGTCGCCAGCACCATCAGTGGTTGCATCTACGCTGTACGCAGTGGTTACAATGGAACGATTCAGTGTAAGGTGATGTGCTTCTTCGGCATTAATACCCGCACCTGGGTCCGAGTTACCCGCTACACTGGGGCCTTTCGCACTGGAGATACACGTTAAGTTATTAATAACCGCTTTACCTACATAACCGTTGGTAATATTTGTACCTTTTAAGCTACTGGCAGAACCATCCGACTCTACACAATGCGCCCCGGTTTTGGTCATCTCACCCACTGCGCCGCCTTGAATAATGAGGGCGTTTTGAATGGTGCCATAGTAACCATGATCCAAGTCGATAGAATCGTCCTGAACATACATTGCGACATAGTTTGTAAGGTTTGCACCACCGCCGAAGAATTCCACACCATCATCTTTGTTGGCATAAATTTCTAGGTTACTTAACGTCGTACCGCTACCCACAGCACCAAAGGTGATGCCGTTTAGTTCGTTGCCTGCCGTAATTTCAAAACCCGCATGCTTAACCACAACATAACGTAACGTGCCCGAATTATCCGACGGTACCGTTCCACCGAAATGCTGTGAACGCGAACCTTCAGTACCTTCAACCAGTTTGGAACAATCTTCGCCCGTCACTAAAGCTAAGCCCGTATCACTGTAGTCCCAACCTGCTTCGTACTGACACGAATTAGTAAAACCAAAACCGTTAATGATCATACCGCCCCACGTCTGTACGTCTTCAGCGCCAACAGAGCCGTTAACGTCAACTTCTGAGGTAAATGTGACGGGCATATCCGCGGTTCCAACAGCCTCAATACGAGAGCCTCGAGAAATTGCAATAAAGTCTTCCGAGTTCTGGAGCGCAACCGTCACTCCTGCGCGTACATTTAGCGTTGGTCCGTCTCCGCCTTTCTCGATGCCTGCAGCGGTTGCATCTGCAATAGTGTCGTAGTTTTGACCTACGAATACGCTACCCGCAAAAATATGTGCGCCTTCACCGATATTCGCCAGCGTAATACTGGTGAGAATCGGGTTATCAAAATCAACAAACGATTCACTGTAGATACAGTTAACACCATCCACTTGACCTTCTTGGCGAACACCATTTTCGTCATTATAGAAAGCACACGAGAAATCGGGGCCAGAATT is a genomic window of Teredinibacter purpureus containing:
- a CDS encoding TonB-dependent receptor domain-containing protein, with amino-acid sequence MKKNSKKSNVWLGSLFSVSALSLAVSSIVYAQGDVETIAVPTQAIEEMMVLGRLRSSAQDRVAERMEMDIAVDILGSEQMTRIGDSTAAVALKRVPGVTLVDGKYVYVRGLGERYSSSLLNGATVPSPDLTRNVLPLDIFPASIIESIAVQKAYSAKNPATFGGGNIDIRTNGIPQDVVIAFELSGGIHSLSEEGLSYSGGSDDNWGEDDGTRALSSGVASALNTFFPSIDASEPSVSPDSIQATFARAGSPVSDAQAADINTRLASSLYRNLSISTDSHDLSDKGFSLNLGNRYDIGGDFQFGVLATADYDSGYRTNERVNRIYNDPAEEFKESTRTTHNVSATGTLNFGVSWSDEHLIESKNMVLRNTDDEVSIAQKYNTTASYSTGQGFQEYDFRYEQRELNINQITGSHRYGYDTSEALGLELSFIDDLEFDWFFSDATATTDIPSETNIEASISRNLETNAISAARLVRKQRMVDVRYTDLDDTVESRGFELRLPINTNTWAINLTGGGKYDRKTRTYEQLDLSIGPDSSAADASLLGGSSDLSTILSDDNIAHPEYGYQLIYQDGLSRSYVAATTTDAFFGTADFFWNDTVRMVLGARYEDYKQFSGAYYPYRVKGNRIDVGDVTHLETGEVPSSLFRLDDVYPSLALTYSRQDFWADDFNLRFSASETVVLPDLREIAPASYQDPLTGNIVSGNPDAIQSGITHLDFRAEWFFSSGDNLTLSLFHKDIQNPLEYFLDTGTEDSLNATIENAESGVISGIEAEWLSHLGTLNDNLDAFFIAGNVTLADSELIVGDDIEVSVTNRVRPLRGASEYVANIQLGYDSDDGAHAATVVYNVAGERIYSAGVGDDPDAYEQPFSAVDFSYSYFPTDNWTIKLKARNLLGESVVIQQGDVDIFEQAVGRSYSVSVKYKY
- a CDS encoding UDP-2,3-diacylglucosamine diphosphatase, producing MSVANPIRARTVWISDIHLGFKDCKADYLYSFLSSLNCDTLYLVGDIVDLWSLKKKIFWPQEHYHILLKLYELADNGTRVIYIPGNHDDPLRRFDGQKFGPIEIMHEHTYQTATGKTFWILHGDAMDTYMQYDWITQFTGDIAYNFLLFLNRWGNRFRRLFGMPYFSLAGQIKSNVQGARKAIERYKNQCIHEARAQGYDGVICGHIHSSDLDTRNNFTYANTGDWIESCTALTEDYSGQLRLLHFADKVEWQETPQNTTKNSAAA
- a CDS encoding alpha-N-arabinofuranosidase encodes the protein MNRLLRMAISACLISSGLLCSLAATANITVTIDTGNAGATIHRNIYGQFMEHLGRGIYEGVWVGEDSKIPNEDGYRSDVLAALKDLQVPLLRWPGGCFADEYHWKDGIGPHNKRPVTINTTWGGVEDDNAFGTHEFFALAEKLDAEVYINANLGTGTPQEMAAWLEYMTAEGQSTLANLRRANGRDEPWRVHYLAIGNEAWGCGGTMTPEYYAHLYKHYATFAKTPENNRPIMIASGGHTAQTEWTQTLMEQVPETWSMRMNAISHHYYTLPTGDWDVHGRALAFGEDEWFSTLDNTLRIEDFIKTNIAIMDKHDPEKKVGFYVDEWGTWYDVEPGDNPGFLYQQNTLRDAVLAGLNLNIFHAYAERVQMSNIAQMVNVLQAMILTDKEKMLLTPTYHVFKMYIPFQDATSFPVSIKGDKGYAFGDKSIPNVSVSAAQDKNGNTWLALVNTNPHHASDVTVAAGQTFSSAEGHVLTSSATDAHNTFEKPNAIAPQAYSATAKGKKLVLTLPAKSVVVVQLQ